In Takifugu flavidus isolate HTHZ2018 chromosome 5, ASM371156v2, whole genome shotgun sequence, the following proteins share a genomic window:
- the si:ch73-138n13.1 gene encoding uncharacterized protein KIAA1671 homolog isoform X3, whose product MVSGLIAVFWSCCLSSGWVQQKQSESGDAGEALGHDTDSQYGTWETGLRTDDSLSPLTPSSDSHQSPSPRKTTPPHTPGDSAHRWENDTVDAVLPSNNQLPAFPDAPPTLLDTSALRSRAQLAKKRAPRTRPSRGARKDTTLVVEDAAEDWLYRDSTETKVGLKDSALDSEELTRGPDSSAVVSSQPPRVALFPGVDASALKAQLRKRGDSDNHHDGPVVPQSQPSRSPKSPFLPRAARVLPPAGGKENGEEDSPQWLKELKSKKRLSQYDGES is encoded by the exons gtgcagcagaagcagagtgAGAGCGGAGACGCAGGCGAGGCGCTCGGCCACGACACCGACAGCCAGTACGGGACCTGGGAGACTGGGCTGCGCACTGAtgacag TCTGAGTCCTCTGACTCCCAGTTcagacagccaccagagtccatCCCCTAGGAAGACCActccccctcacacaccagGTGACTCCGCCCACCGTTGGGAAAATGACACCGTGGACGCTGTCCTTCCCTCTAACAACCAGCTGCCAGCTTTCCCCGAC gccccgcccactttatTGGACACTAGCGCTCTTCGCTCCAGGGCTCAGCTTGCCAAAAAGCGGGCCCCGCGGACTCGTCCCTCCAGGGGGGCTCGGAAGGACACCACGCTGGTCGTGGAAGACGCAGCTGAGGACTGGCTCTACCGTGACTCCACCG aGACAAAAGTTGGTCTTAAAGACTCGGCTTTGGACTCGGAGGAGCTGACCCGAGGACCCGACAGCAGCGCGGTGGTGTCCTCCCAGCCTCCGAGGGTGGCGCTCTTCCCGGGTGTGGACGCTTCAGCATTAAAG GCTCAGCTGAGGAAAAGAGGCGACTCTGACAATCACCACGATGGACCAGTGGTCCCCCAGTCGCAGCCGTCTCGCTCTCCAAAGTCACCGTTCCTGCCGAGGGCAGCTCGCgtcctgccccctgctggcggcaAGGAGAATGG TGAGGAAGACTCACCTCAGTGGCTAAAAGAGCTCAAATCTAAGAAGCGTTTGAGTCAGTATGATGGCGAGAGCTAA